The segment CAGAATGGTGATAAGAATGTAGGTGTAGGAAATGGCTATGATACACACTGTAACCATAGTAACTGAGCCAGAAAAAAATGATGTTACAAATTCAGAGACACTAACATTAGAACAGGAGAGCTCCACCAGAGgagcaaaatcacagtaaaagtGATTGATTCTATTTGGTCcacagaagataaaagaaaagaagaataagGCGAAGGAGGAAGCATTAAGAAAACCCCCTATATAAGAGCCCACAACCAACTGGATACAGACTCGTATGGACATTTTAGTTGCATAAAGCAGTGGGTTGCAGATTGCCATAAACCGATCATAAGCCATGGTAGCCAGAAGAAAACATTCAACTGTACCACAAAAAGCAGCTAAACTGAGCTGGATGGCACACCCAAGATAGGAGATAGTATTTTTCTCCACCAGGAAGTTGAAAAGCATATTGGGTGTGACAGAAGATGAGTAGCCTATGTCAACAGAAGCCAAGTGGCTTAGAAAAAAGTACATGGGGTGATGGAGCTGGGAGGAGACTCTGATGAGAAGGATGGTGCTGAGGTTCCCAGACACAGTCACCAGGTAGATGCACAGGATGATGGTGAAGAGGATGACTCTAAGGACTGGATCATCAGTTAAACCCAATAAAATGAACTCTGTCACTGCAGTGTGGTTCCCATCCTCCAGGAAAGCCATAGGACAGTGTAGCTGCTGCCAGATCAAGACTGTGATGAAAACATACAGGGATGGTGTTTAAGAATATGAGGCTTCCTTTCCATTAATAAATAGTTGGAAGTTATCACAAACAAATATATCATTCAAAATATGCAATTGGGTTATTGCATTGGACACACATAGGAAAAAGACACACTAAAATTACATATGAAATTTCCTCTTGTAAGCTCATTGAATATCTTAAATGATTCAAATAACATTATTGCTCTCTAAAATAATCGGAAATATCACATTCATAATGTAAATTATGAAAAATGTAgtacattattattttttgttaaaaCACACCATATC is part of the Rattus norvegicus strain BN/NHsdMcwi chromosome 1, GRCr8, whole genome shotgun sequence genome and harbors:
- the Or5p68 gene encoding olfactory receptor Olr262; the encoded protein is MAFLEDGNHTAVTEFILLGLTDDPVLRVILFTIILCIYLVTVSGNLSTILLIRVSSQLHHPMYFFLSHLASVDIGYSSSVTPNMLFNFLVEKNTISYLGCAIQLSLAAFCGTVECFLLATMAYDRFMAICNPLLYATKMSIRVCIQLVVGSYIGGFLNASSFALFFFSFIFCGPNRINHFYCDFAPLVELSCSNVSVSEFVTSFFSGSVTMVTVCIIAISYTYILITILRMASTEGRHKAFSTCTSHLTAVTLFYGMITFIYVMPKSRYSTDQNKVVSVFYMVVIPMLNPLIYSLRNNDIKDALKRHLCKKIFSKDVC